From the Solanum pennellii chromosome 4, SPENNV200 genome, one window contains:
- the LOC107016201 gene encoding uncharacterized PKHD-type hydroxylase At1g22950-like isoform X3: MDENENAEDTDVSEASTLSLNSEFEDPEAETTKRKPTQETGETSKRRRTPLNPAFGDDAEASGTSRLLSKPVDGGASEPVDMDAYDNIPRAFPAPELYPAMDRYLPPHVRGKSIEEKVAYSDDILMQYAPSQKEIELREYRDKIISEYPRLHEKLYAINPTEIFVPSFIKAINEKTEDRFNNIISEPSPGILTFEIFQPEYCEMLVAEVNHFQTWIQQTDIRTEHRNNMNNMTYLDDLGMEYMLQNLMDRFISPISKAVQVDDAELTLNVCLGQQFLGGELCFQGVYCEKHVDTPTRPEDNFEYSHILGHAILYQGRNRHVSKVTTAGKRYNLVLGCKSAGFRQVCKQLGDFSWCSECKQEKDRRNREIACTFMAGFVQK; encoded by the exons atggatgaaaatgaaaatgcgGAAGATACTGATGTATCAGAAGCTAGTACTCTGTCTCTAAACTCAGAGTTCGAAGATCCTGAAGCAGAAACTACTAAACGCAAGCCGACGCAAGAGACCGGAGAAACTAGTAAACGCAGGCGGACGCCGTTGAATCCGGCGTTTGGCGACGATGCGGAAGCATCAGGGACTTCTAGACTTTTGTCAAAGCCGGTGGATGGAGGTGCTTCTGAGCCAGTGGATATGGATGCCTACGACAACATACCACGGGCATTTCCCGCTCCGGAACTATACCCAGCCATGGATAGATATTTACCGCCACATGTTCGAGGAAAATCCATAGAAGAAAAAGTCGCTTATTCGGATGATATACTCATGCAATATGCTCCTAGTCAGAAAGAG ATTGAACTGCGAGAATACAGGGACAAAATCATATCAGAATATCCG CGGTTACACGAGAAATTATATGCTATAAATCCCACAGAAATTTTTGTCCCTTCCTTTATCAAGGCAATCAATGAGAAAACAGAGGATAGGTTCAACAATATCATTTCTGAGCCCTCTCCGGGTATTTTAACCTTTGAAATCTTTCAACCAGAGTATTGTGAGATGTTGGTGGCTGAG GTAAACCATTTTCAAACCTGGATCCAGCAAACAGACATCCGAACCGAGCATCGGAACAATATGAACAACATGACGTATCTTGATGATTTAGGAATGGAATATATGCTTCAAAATCTCATGGATAGGTTTATAAGTCCAATTTCCAAAG cTGTTCAAGTTGATGACGCGGAACTTACCTTAAATGTGTGCTTGGGCCAGCAATTCCTTGGGGGAGAATTGTGCTTCCAGGGTGTATATTGTGAGAAACATGTGGACACTCCGACACGACCTGAG GATAATTTTGAATATTCACACATTTTGGGGCATGCAATTCTCTATCAGGGTCGCAATAGGCATGTTTCTAAGGTGACTACAGCTGGGAAAAGATACAATTTGGTGTTGGGCTGCAAAAG CGCTGGTTTTAGGCAAGTGTGTAAGCAACTGGGTGATTTTAGTTGGTGTTCCGAATGTAAGCAGGAGAAGGATAGGAGAAATAGGGAAATTGCGTGTACATTCATGGCAGGG TTTGTGCAGAAATGA
- the LOC107016201 gene encoding uncharacterized PKHD-type hydroxylase At1g22950-like isoform X2 → MDENENAEDTDVSEASTLSLNSEFEDPEAETTKRKPTQETGETSKRRRTPLNPAFGDDAEASGTSRLLSKPVDGGASEPVDMDAYDNIPRAFPAPELYPAMDRYLPPHVRGKSIEEKVAYSDDILMQYAPSQKERLHEKLYAINPTEIFVPSFIKAINEKTEDRFNNIISEPSPGILTFEIFQPEYCEMLVAEVNHFQTWIQQTDIRTEHRNNMNNMTYLDDLGMEYMLQNLMDRFISPISKVFFTQVGGSTLNEHECVVECHTDGENELAVQVDDAELTLNVCLGQQFLGGELCFQGVYCEKHVDTPTRPEDNFEYSHILGHAILYQGRNRHVSKVTTAGKRYNLVLGCKSAGFRQVCKQLGDFSWCSECKQEKDRRNREIACTFMAGFVQK, encoded by the exons atggatgaaaatgaaaatgcgGAAGATACTGATGTATCAGAAGCTAGTACTCTGTCTCTAAACTCAGAGTTCGAAGATCCTGAAGCAGAAACTACTAAACGCAAGCCGACGCAAGAGACCGGAGAAACTAGTAAACGCAGGCGGACGCCGTTGAATCCGGCGTTTGGCGACGATGCGGAAGCATCAGGGACTTCTAGACTTTTGTCAAAGCCGGTGGATGGAGGTGCTTCTGAGCCAGTGGATATGGATGCCTACGACAACATACCACGGGCATTTCCCGCTCCGGAACTATACCCAGCCATGGATAGATATTTACCGCCACATGTTCGAGGAAAATCCATAGAAGAAAAAGTCGCTTATTCGGATGATATACTCATGCAATATGCTCCTAGTCAGAAAGAG CGGTTACACGAGAAATTATATGCTATAAATCCCACAGAAATTTTTGTCCCTTCCTTTATCAAGGCAATCAATGAGAAAACAGAGGATAGGTTCAACAATATCATTTCTGAGCCCTCTCCGGGTATTTTAACCTTTGAAATCTTTCAACCAGAGTATTGTGAGATGTTGGTGGCTGAG GTAAACCATTTTCAAACCTGGATCCAGCAAACAGACATCCGAACCGAGCATCGGAACAATATGAACAACATGACGTATCTTGATGATTTAGGAATGGAATATATGCTTCAAAATCTCATGGATAGGTTTATAAGTCCAATTTCCAAAG TTTTTTTCACTCAGGTTGGGGGATCTACCCTTAATGAACATGAGTGTGTTGTTGAGTGTCATACCGATGGcgaaaatgaattag cTGTTCAAGTTGATGACGCGGAACTTACCTTAAATGTGTGCTTGGGCCAGCAATTCCTTGGGGGAGAATTGTGCTTCCAGGGTGTATATTGTGAGAAACATGTGGACACTCCGACACGACCTGAG GATAATTTTGAATATTCACACATTTTGGGGCATGCAATTCTCTATCAGGGTCGCAATAGGCATGTTTCTAAGGTGACTACAGCTGGGAAAAGATACAATTTGGTGTTGGGCTGCAAAAG CGCTGGTTTTAGGCAAGTGTGTAAGCAACTGGGTGATTTTAGTTGGTGTTCCGAATGTAAGCAGGAGAAGGATAGGAGAAATAGGGAAATTGCGTGTACATTCATGGCAGGG TTTGTGCAGAAATGA
- the LOC107016201 gene encoding uncharacterized PKHD-type hydroxylase At1g22950-like isoform X1, whose product MDENENAEDTDVSEASTLSLNSEFEDPEAETTKRKPTQETGETSKRRRTPLNPAFGDDAEASGTSRLLSKPVDGGASEPVDMDAYDNIPRAFPAPELYPAMDRYLPPHVRGKSIEEKVAYSDDILMQYAPSQKEIELREYRDKIISEYPRLHEKLYAINPTEIFVPSFIKAINEKTEDRFNNIISEPSPGILTFEIFQPEYCEMLVAEVNHFQTWIQQTDIRTEHRNNMNNMTYLDDLGMEYMLQNLMDRFISPISKVFFTQVGGSTLNEHECVVECHTDGENELAVQVDDAELTLNVCLGQQFLGGELCFQGVYCEKHVDTPTRPEDNFEYSHILGHAILYQGRNRHVSKVTTAGKRYNLVLGCKSAGFRQVCKQLGDFSWCSECKQEKDRRNREIACTFMAGFVQK is encoded by the exons atggatgaaaatgaaaatgcgGAAGATACTGATGTATCAGAAGCTAGTACTCTGTCTCTAAACTCAGAGTTCGAAGATCCTGAAGCAGAAACTACTAAACGCAAGCCGACGCAAGAGACCGGAGAAACTAGTAAACGCAGGCGGACGCCGTTGAATCCGGCGTTTGGCGACGATGCGGAAGCATCAGGGACTTCTAGACTTTTGTCAAAGCCGGTGGATGGAGGTGCTTCTGAGCCAGTGGATATGGATGCCTACGACAACATACCACGGGCATTTCCCGCTCCGGAACTATACCCAGCCATGGATAGATATTTACCGCCACATGTTCGAGGAAAATCCATAGAAGAAAAAGTCGCTTATTCGGATGATATACTCATGCAATATGCTCCTAGTCAGAAAGAG ATTGAACTGCGAGAATACAGGGACAAAATCATATCAGAATATCCG CGGTTACACGAGAAATTATATGCTATAAATCCCACAGAAATTTTTGTCCCTTCCTTTATCAAGGCAATCAATGAGAAAACAGAGGATAGGTTCAACAATATCATTTCTGAGCCCTCTCCGGGTATTTTAACCTTTGAAATCTTTCAACCAGAGTATTGTGAGATGTTGGTGGCTGAG GTAAACCATTTTCAAACCTGGATCCAGCAAACAGACATCCGAACCGAGCATCGGAACAATATGAACAACATGACGTATCTTGATGATTTAGGAATGGAATATATGCTTCAAAATCTCATGGATAGGTTTATAAGTCCAATTTCCAAAG TTTTTTTCACTCAGGTTGGGGGATCTACCCTTAATGAACATGAGTGTGTTGTTGAGTGTCATACCGATGGcgaaaatgaattag cTGTTCAAGTTGATGACGCGGAACTTACCTTAAATGTGTGCTTGGGCCAGCAATTCCTTGGGGGAGAATTGTGCTTCCAGGGTGTATATTGTGAGAAACATGTGGACACTCCGACACGACCTGAG GATAATTTTGAATATTCACACATTTTGGGGCATGCAATTCTCTATCAGGGTCGCAATAGGCATGTTTCTAAGGTGACTACAGCTGGGAAAAGATACAATTTGGTGTTGGGCTGCAAAAG CGCTGGTTTTAGGCAAGTGTGTAAGCAACTGGGTGATTTTAGTTGGTGTTCCGAATGTAAGCAGGAGAAGGATAGGAGAAATAGGGAAATTGCGTGTACATTCATGGCAGGG TTTGTGCAGAAATGA
- the LOC114076927 gene encoding uncharacterized protein LOC114076927, giving the protein MNSWGTKGRRTGAAAARGNQNPPQAPAEGVAMPVNPAALTDAEVRASLAQMAQAITMQAQAMTAQVNRQDVLRENPPVRSIADRLRDFTRMNPPIFTGAKTSEDPQEFIDELHKILVAMGATDIEKAELASYQLKDVAQTWCKMWRDSRVLGGVPVTWELFKTAFLERFFPREMKEAKVEEFINLKQGSMTVREYSLKFVKLSRYATPLVSTSREEMSRFLTGINGDLEEDCRAAMLHDDMDLSRLMMHVQQVEDSRKRRGVRDVRRPRPQDQAGPSHGGHRNNFGVREQPKFKKGQQSAGNSDPQRNTTPRGGRPEPKRGNGGEMQRPRKTCTKCGRMHLGECRQGTNACFGCGKSGHMVIDCPQNRGQAGGNAQPRPTPHNAAAAEPPKRNRFYALKGREEQEKSADVVTGAGTGGR; this is encoded by the exons aggagtggccatgccagttaacccagctgcgttgactgatgcggaggtgagggcatctctagcccagatggcacaggccatcacgATGCAGGCCCAAGCTATGACTGCCCAAGTCAACCGGCAGGATGTTCTGAGGGAAAACCCACCGGTTCGCAGCATAGCTGACAGACTgcgagacttcacgaggatgaatcctccaatttTCACAGGGGCTAAGACTTCAGAAGATCCCCAGGAATTTATAGACGAGTTGCATAAGATACTGGTGGCCATGGGGGCCACtgatattgagaaggctgagttggcttCCTACCAGCTCAaagatgttgcacagacttggtgcaaaaTGTGGCGAGATAGCCGTGTCCTAGGAGGGGTGCCAGTCACCTGGGAGCTGTTCAAGACAGCATTTTTGGAAAggttcttccctagagagatgaaagaggccaaggttgaggagttcatcaacctcaAGCAAGGATCCATGActgtcagggagtattccctgaagtttgtgaaGTTATCTAG gtatgctactcCCTTGGTTTCTACCAGCAGGGAGGAGATGAGCAGattcctcacaggaatcaatgGAGACCTGGAGGAGGATTGTCGggctgcgatgctccatgatgaTATGGACCTTTCTAGATTAATGatgcatgtccagcaggtagaggacagccgAAAGAGGAGAGGTGTACGTGATGTTAGGAGGCCtaggcctcaagatcaggcaggtcccagccatggaggccatagaaacaattttggcgtcCGCGAGCAGCCCAAATTCAAGAAGGGGCAACAGAGTGCTGGAAATTCTGACCCTCAGAGAAATACAACgcctagaggaggcagacccgaACCCAAgaggggcaatggaggtgagatgcagcgtccAAGGAAgacttgtactaagtgtggcCGAATGCACCTTGGAGAATgtagacagggcactaatgcctgtttcggttgtggtaagagtggacacatggtcATAGACTGTCCCCAGAACAGAGGTCAGGCTGggggtaatgctcagcctaggcctaccCCACATAatgcagcagcagccgagcctccgAAGAGGAACAGATTTTATGCCTTGAAAGgtagggaggagcaggagaagtccgctgatgtggtcacag gtgcaggcacaggtggacgctag